In one Aggregicoccus sp. 17bor-14 genomic region, the following are encoded:
- a CDS encoding DEAD/DEAH box helicase yields MAQENGSGGPRGGGRGREGGAPGAGPGQRREGPGGGFGGPGGGRGGGFGGGPGGGGGRGGGFGGPGGRDGGRGRGRGDRRDRDEGGSGPGYRVVAELSTLEKALSKNDFAAQKAPLEAIVRALRPLRLKSLEDLDLGTRGKLITSLLRTQRQPKPPAPEAPAAEGAASEAAASEAPASGAPAAEAAPTEGAAAEATSGDAAAASEAPTEPAGSETPPAAPAAPAADPVREKYTAYTDVMFLVGQAWRAAGERERAEPAFAAAGRQPRPEDDAPPAAAASGGAERSARGERPERGPRGERPERGARGERPERAPRGDRPERPERAARGERPERERRPPLEEFTGPWEEQVKQLEAAGRTRDAARIHERNNSFAEAVRLFEAGGDLKSALRAALAGKDTEASRRLVGTLPADQVPATLEKAGAYELLMEHYVGKGDFENVAKLYERARQHDQAALAYERAGKYGLARKAFERAKDMAGAGRVRGLEVKGLVERGDRLGAATLLAGAGQRREAVELLSALPPPKAFHFLQRLKLDEEAQTLARSELAKAEAENKPAGRARWLELLGDRAAAADIWEQSGRKDKALALHEAMGNTARAAALAESLSLRDKAIALYTQLNDAAGLERASALPTAPAQPAEQAPSAPTVDEQESQ; encoded by the coding sequence GTGGCACAGGAGAACGGTAGCGGCGGGCCGCGCGGTGGTGGACGCGGTCGCGAGGGTGGTGCGCCGGGCGCAGGTCCCGGTCAGCGGCGCGAGGGTCCCGGCGGCGGCTTCGGCGGCCCCGGTGGCGGGCGCGGCGGTGGCTTCGGCGGCGGTCCCGGCGGTGGTGGCGGGCGCGGCGGCGGCTTCGGCGGTCCGGGCGGACGCGACGGCGGCCGCGGGCGTGGGCGCGGTGATCGCCGCGACCGCGACGAGGGCGGCAGCGGCCCCGGCTACCGCGTGGTCGCGGAGCTGAGCACGCTGGAGAAGGCGCTCTCCAAGAACGACTTCGCGGCCCAGAAGGCGCCGCTCGAGGCGATCGTGCGCGCGCTGCGCCCGCTGCGCCTCAAGTCGCTCGAGGACCTGGACCTCGGCACCCGCGGCAAGCTCATCACCTCGCTGCTGCGCACGCAGCGCCAGCCCAAGCCGCCCGCGCCCGAGGCGCCGGCTGCCGAAGGGGCGGCGAGCGAGGCGGCGGCCTCCGAGGCTCCGGCTTCCGGGGCTCCTGCGGCGGAGGCTGCGCCCACCGAGGGCGCGGCTGCCGAGGCGACCTCCGGTGATGCGGCGGCTGCGAGCGAGGCTCCGACCGAGCCCGCGGGCTCCGAGACGCCGCCGGCCGCTCCTGCGGCGCCGGCCGCGGACCCCGTGCGCGAGAAGTACACCGCGTACACGGACGTGATGTTCCTGGTGGGCCAGGCCTGGCGCGCCGCCGGCGAGCGCGAGCGCGCGGAGCCGGCGTTCGCGGCGGCCGGGCGCCAGCCCCGTCCCGAGGACGACGCGCCCCCTGCTGCCGCAGCATCCGGCGGCGCCGAGCGCAGCGCGCGCGGCGAGCGCCCGGAGCGCGGGCCTCGCGGCGAGCGTCCCGAGCGGGGCGCGCGCGGTGAGCGTCCCGAGCGTGCGCCTCGCGGCGATCGTCCGGAGCGCCCCGAGCGCGCGGCCCGAGGCGAGCGCCCGGAGCGCGAGCGCCGCCCGCCGCTCGAGGAGTTCACCGGCCCCTGGGAGGAGCAGGTGAAGCAGCTGGAGGCCGCGGGGCGCACCCGCGATGCCGCCCGCATCCACGAGCGCAACAACAGCTTCGCGGAGGCGGTGCGCCTCTTCGAGGCGGGCGGAGACCTGAAGAGCGCCCTGCGCGCCGCGCTCGCGGGCAAGGACACCGAGGCTTCGCGCCGGCTCGTGGGCACGCTGCCCGCCGACCAGGTGCCCGCCACGCTGGAGAAGGCCGGCGCCTACGAGCTCCTCATGGAGCACTACGTGGGCAAGGGCGACTTCGAGAACGTGGCGAAGCTCTACGAGCGCGCCCGCCAGCACGACCAGGCGGCGCTCGCGTACGAGCGCGCGGGCAAGTACGGCCTCGCGCGCAAGGCCTTCGAGCGCGCCAAGGACATGGCCGGCGCAGGCCGCGTGCGCGGGCTCGAGGTGAAGGGCCTGGTGGAGCGGGGGGATCGCCTCGGCGCCGCCACGCTGCTCGCCGGCGCGGGCCAGCGCCGCGAGGCGGTGGAGCTGCTCTCCGCGCTCCCGCCGCCCAAGGCCTTCCACTTCCTGCAGCGCCTGAAGCTGGACGAGGAGGCGCAGACGCTCGCGCGCTCCGAGCTGGCCAAGGCCGAGGCCGAGAACAAGCCCGCGGGCCGCGCCCGCTGGCTGGAGCTGCTCGGGGACAGGGCCGCGGCGGCGGACATCTGGGAGCAGTCCGGGCGCAAGGACAAGGCGCTCGCGCTGCACGAGGCCATGGGCAACACGGCGCGCGCCGCTGCGCTCGCCGAGTCGCTCTCCCTGCGTGACAAGGCGATCGCGCTGTACACCCAGCTCAACGACGCGGCGGGGCTGGAGCGGGCGAGCGCCCTTCCCACGGCCCCTGCCCAGCCGGCCGAGCAGGCCCCTTCCGCTCCCACGGTAGACGAGCAGGAAAGCCAGTAA